The proteins below are encoded in one region of Ferroplasma acidiphilum:
- a CDS encoding biotin/lipoyl-containing protein — MIIKVPELWDVQGLGKAIITQWYVKVGDSIKEDTPVCQIMAGKVTVEVEGKAKGKVTKIFRDINAEIVPGDDLLEVET, encoded by the coding sequence GTGATAATAAAAGTTCCGGAATTGTGGGATGTCCAGGGCCTTGGAAAAGCTATAATAACACAGTGGTATGTAAAAGTTGGGGATTCTATAAAGGAAGATACCCCGGTATGCCAGATTATGGCGGGCAAAGTAACCGTTGAAGTTGAAGGAAAGGCAAAAGGTAAAGTGACAAAAATTTTTAGGGATATCAACGCAGAGATAGTTCCCGGAGATGATCTGCTGGAAGTTGAAACATAA
- a CDS encoding thermopsin: protein MNKFAIVFISIIMVLSVYGGIYMNNGTNAHLNNPGVSPATVNPEYHYSKEPAPMGIADYGIGPGGTSSSFNSTAFTGIVNITDLKTYNASISICPDNMGIQLNLIYSFQNGNSTYYYWVQNVAVLNTSNRQVVFVDNVWNFTSTNAEMHNSTMHGNGTLMNSSSAHLYYFASDNGTFRSFSYSNIKLRSVSYTASGYPHIYMEYNDGNGWKTYDTLNFTFASSVSHNYGFIVNGQNLLPNNLYADAGLILGGPGNSTNTRVIQANLTMGLEYWNGHNYQAVSNAYNHGSDTAEGVCNVSVSYNSASMIPMAHIETGNTTPGELYNSSNVAVFNFKSTVKNTYIKLNGSRYNFTGQYLNLTLNPGTYNFTLFSKYGQPVYSRNYTLSAGGYYSYTSGPSYNVTFTEKGLAAGTEWGVQVNGNALYSTGNNITFVLYNGTYNYTIPSVAGYSITGGSGNFTVNGADNSINITFVQNPSPVTLYNYIQDYKIIITIVIIGIVALIAIAAIRSEHNKK, encoded by the coding sequence ATGAATAAATTCGCTATTGTTTTCATTTCAATTATTATGGTTCTCTCTGTATATGGTGGGATTTACATGAACAATGGCACTAATGCACATTTAAACAATCCGGGTGTTTCGCCAGCCACGGTAAATCCAGAGTACCATTATTCAAAAGAACCGGCTCCTATGGGCATTGCTGATTATGGAATTGGGCCCGGTGGAACCTCCAGTTCCTTCAATTCAACAGCATTCACAGGTATTGTCAACATCACAGATTTAAAAACCTACAATGCGTCTATTTCCATTTGCCCTGATAATATGGGAATACAGTTAAATTTGATTTATAGCTTTCAAAACGGGAATTCTACCTATTATTACTGGGTTCAAAATGTGGCTGTGCTGAACACTTCCAATCGGCAGGTGGTGTTTGTAGACAATGTCTGGAATTTTACATCTACAAATGCAGAAATGCATAACAGTACAATGCATGGCAATGGGACATTAATGAACAGCAGTTCCGCGCACCTTTACTATTTTGCATCCGATAACGGCACATTCAGGTCTTTCAGTTATAGCAATATCAAGCTGAGAAGCGTATCCTATACAGCAAGCGGATACCCACACATATATATGGAGTATAATGATGGAAATGGATGGAAAACCTATGATACCTTAAATTTCACCTTCGCTTCCAGTGTGTCCCACAACTACGGGTTCATAGTTAACGGGCAAAACCTTCTTCCCAATAATTTATATGCTGATGCGGGCTTAATTCTGGGCGGTCCGGGAAACTCAACCAATACCAGAGTTATACAGGCAAATCTTACAATGGGCCTTGAATACTGGAACGGGCATAATTACCAGGCTGTATCCAACGCTTACAACCACGGAAGCGATACGGCAGAAGGCGTTTGTAATGTATCGGTATCCTATAATTCTGCATCCATGATTCCCATGGCACACATAGAAACAGGAAATACTACCCCCGGCGAATTGTATAATTCAAGCAATGTGGCGGTATTTAACTTTAAGAGTACTGTTAAGAATACTTATATAAAGTTAAATGGAAGCAGATATAATTTTACGGGGCAATATCTAAATTTAACCCTAAATCCCGGAACGTATAACTTTACATTATTTTCCAAATACGGGCAGCCAGTTTATAGCAGGAATTATACTTTATCGGCTGGAGGATATTATAGTTATACCTCCGGCCCATCATACAATGTTACCTTTACAGAGAAGGGTTTGGCTGCCGGTACTGAATGGGGCGTGCAGGTCAATGGTAATGCACTGTATTCAACTGGCAATAACATTACATTCGTTCTGTACAACGGCACGTATAATTATACCATTCCTTCGGTAGCCGGTTATTCAATAACAGGTGGCTCAGGCAATTTTACCGTAAATGGTGCAGATAACAGTATAAATATAACCTTCGTACAGAATCCCTCCCCTGTAACATTGTATAATTATATACAGGATTATAAAATAATTATAACTATTGTAATAATTGGAATTGTTGCTCTAATTGCAATCGCCGCAATAAGGTCAGAGCATAATAAAAAATAA
- a CDS encoding crotonase/enoyl-CoA hydratase family protein, which yields MGEINIKKHGHITIISINRYNRRNAVDYKTSKMLENAFLDFNIDTEQHIAIITGENGIFSAGADLNDAKAMSQEVLGENGPMGFTRMKIVKPVIAAISGYCVAGGLEMALTADIRIADADSMIGFLERRFGVPLIDGGTQRLPLIIGMGRALDMILTGKLVSADEAKSIGLVNYVTEHGKSLDKAMEIAKLMDSYPAVTMLNDRLALLEGLSRPLCEGLRIEAEYGKKTIDSGIVEDGAQKFIAGNGRHGKIDKL from the coding sequence ATGGGTGAAATAAATATTAAAAAGCATGGGCATATAACTATTATTTCCATAAACAGGTATAACCGTAGAAATGCTGTGGATTATAAAACTTCAAAGATGCTTGAGAATGCTTTTCTTGATTTTAATATAGATACTGAACAGCACATAGCCATTATTACAGGTGAAAATGGCATATTTTCTGCAGGTGCTGACCTGAACGATGCAAAGGCAATGTCTCAGGAAGTTCTCGGGGAAAACGGGCCTATGGGCTTTACGAGAATGAAAATTGTAAAACCTGTAATAGCTGCAATATCAGGGTATTGCGTAGCCGGAGGGCTTGAAATGGCACTGACAGCTGATATAAGGATTGCTGATGCTGATTCAATGATTGGATTTCTGGAAAGGCGCTTCGGGGTGCCATTGATAGATGGTGGGACTCAGAGGCTTCCATTGATAATAGGCATGGGTAGGGCACTGGACATGATTTTAACCGGCAAGCTGGTATCTGCTGATGAGGCAAAGTCTATAGGGCTTGTAAACTACGTAACAGAACATGGAAAAAGCCTTGATAAAGCCATGGAAATAGCAAAACTTATGGATTCGTATCCTGCCGTTACAATGCTGAACGATCGTTTAGCCCTGCTTGAAGGGTTATCTAGGCCTCTTTGCGAGGGATTGAGAATAGAAGCAGAATATGGGAAGAAAACCATAGATAGTGGAATAGTTGAAGATGGTGCGCAAAAGTTTATTGCAGGTAACGGAAGGCACGGAAAAATAGATAAATTGTAA
- a CDS encoding 4-hydroxyphenylacetate 3-hydroxylase family protein: MLMSVESYKNSLNDGRAVYYRGKSVENVAAHPALGVPVSHASGIYRLQQDSKYENIMCFTDKKSGKASIFYKIPQNTEDLVVRHKLIYETTRLGRGQFNIVKAIGSDALFALMYVSRRIDSKYKTDYYNRVMAFYRYVVEKDLSLSLAQTDMKGNRSLRPSEQEDPDMYVHIVKRDKNGIYVSGAKAHTTQSIASNEIVVIPTRNMTEADKDYAVAFAVPANTKGITMIARPLKETETTMDDSLSVIGRENIEVETITIFDNVFIPMERVFLNGEYDFAGLLAMMFPTFHRFTAISYRAAMADFLIGTGKLLASYNGVDDKSNIRRNLAVLISYKETLKATAIASSYSCTYDKQASLAIPDIIFTNVGKLFANENYTDVVKNIVDIAGGLVATMPSYEDFENSNEKSSLMKYLAGRKKEETMERVRLFQTLREFISSLGSLYLAGMIHAEGSIEASTMELCRSYDYSSSIDLAKFASGINDKLEK, from the coding sequence ATGTTAATGAGTGTGGAAAGCTATAAGAATAGCCTCAATGATGGAAGAGCTGTATATTACCGTGGAAAGAGTGTGGAAAATGTGGCTGCACATCCTGCCCTTGGAGTTCCTGTCAGCCATGCATCCGGCATCTACCGGCTTCAGCAGGACAGCAAATATGAAAATATAATGTGTTTTACAGACAAAAAATCGGGAAAGGCAAGTATATTCTATAAAATACCGCAGAATACGGAAGACCTGGTTGTACGGCATAAATTAATATATGAAACTACCAGGCTTGGCAGGGGGCAATTCAACATAGTAAAAGCCATCGGGTCAGATGCCCTTTTTGCCCTTATGTATGTTTCCAGGAGGATAGACAGTAAATATAAAACAGATTATTATAACCGGGTAATGGCCTTTTACAGGTATGTAGTTGAAAAAGACCTGAGCCTTTCGCTGGCACAGACCGACATGAAGGGGAATCGCTCATTAAGGCCATCGGAACAGGAAGACCCGGACATGTACGTACACATAGTAAAGAGGGATAAAAATGGAATATATGTTTCAGGAGCCAAGGCACATACAACCCAATCCATAGCATCAAATGAAATTGTAGTGATTCCTACGAGAAACATGACAGAAGCTGATAAAGATTACGCTGTTGCTTTTGCCGTACCTGCAAACACCAAGGGGATTACTATGATTGCCCGCCCCCTGAAAGAAACTGAAACAACAATGGATGATTCCCTGTCGGTGATAGGCAGGGAAAATATAGAAGTTGAAACCATAACAATATTCGACAACGTATTCATTCCAATGGAGCGCGTATTTTTGAATGGTGAATATGATTTTGCAGGGCTCCTGGCCATGATGTTCCCCACTTTCCACAGATTCACTGCAATATCTTACAGGGCTGCAATGGCAGATTTCCTCATTGGCACAGGTAAACTGCTAGCTTCATATAATGGAGTTGATGATAAATCAAACATAAGGAGAAACCTTGCAGTGCTTATAAGCTATAAGGAGACATTAAAGGCAACAGCTATAGCTTCCTCATATAGCTGTACATATGATAAGCAGGCTTCTCTTGCAATACCGGATATAATCTTTACAAATGTGGGAAAATTATTCGCAAACGAGAATTATACTGATGTTGTAAAGAATATAGTTGACATAGCCGGAGGGCTGGTTGCTACTATGCCTTCCTACGAGGATTTTGAAAATAGCAATGAGAAATCCTCTCTGATGAAATACCTTGCAGGAAGAAAGAAAGAAGAAACAATGGAACGTGTAAGGCTATTCCAGACACTAAGAGAATTTATATCGTCTCTGGGGAGCCTCTATCTGGCAGGAATGATTCATGCAGAAGGTTCCATTGAGGCAAGTACTATGGAACTCTGCAGGTCATATGATTACTCTTCAAGTATCGATCTGGCGAAATTTGCCTCAGGGATCAATGATAAACTGGAAAAGTAA
- a CDS encoding AMP-binding protein — protein MEKKKWFDIWPYYLPFTIDYPEMDIWEMLESPSRLYGNKNALVYYGNRIKYRELWQNVKNLSTYIKMMGFGKGDRIGIMMQNSPQFIISFFAISRSGATIVLMSPALDMETAEYIARDTNLKMVITTAELLKVPWDLHEKFNIPVICGLLKDYIKELDIPVPEFVLSDLDIRGVPWSEAVENRPDAGHVESGADAEALIAYTSGTTGIPKGCVHTNRSVISNAIGASIWRRLTSSAIELGAAPFFHVTGLSFSMLSPVYSGATIAILTRWNSEAAIEAIEKYRVTHFVSVAPMIVDLLNQKNLENRDFSSMRFIGGGGAAMPEILAEKMEDLFHIPFVEGYGMTETMGQTHINPPEHRKLQCIGIPQFGYDAKIISTETGTPVEEGTGEIVVRGPSLFTGYLNKPLDTMQAFVDIDGQKYLRTGDIGYMDNEGSFFVVDRLKRMINRAGFKVWPAQVDSLMLKHPDILEACVVGTPDPRNGEEVKAYVVLREPGRNKKISEMEIVEWAKKEIGGYKYPRIVEFIESLPKTATGKVDWRKLQEREK, from the coding sequence ATGGAAAAAAAGAAATGGTTTGATATCTGGCCCTACTATCTACCTTTTACAATAGATTATCCTGAAATGGACATATGGGAAATGCTGGAAAGCCCATCCAGATTATACGGGAATAAAAATGCATTGGTATATTATGGAAATAGAATAAAATACAGGGAGCTATGGCAGAACGTAAAAAATCTTTCTACATATATAAAAATGATGGGGTTTGGAAAAGGAGATAGAATCGGAATAATGATGCAGAATTCCCCCCAGTTTATAATTTCATTTTTTGCCATATCAAGATCCGGAGCCACAATTGTTTTGATGAGCCCGGCACTGGATATGGAAACTGCAGAGTATATTGCAAGAGATACGAATTTAAAAATGGTAATTACCACGGCTGAACTTTTAAAGGTGCCATGGGACCTCCATGAAAAATTCAATATTCCTGTAATATGCGGCCTGCTCAAGGATTACATTAAAGAGCTCGATATCCCTGTTCCCGAATTTGTACTTTCTGATCTGGATATAAGAGGCGTACCATGGAGCGAAGCGGTGGAAAATCGCCCTGATGCCGGGCATGTTGAGTCGGGGGCTGACGCCGAGGCATTGATAGCATATACATCAGGTACAACAGGAATTCCTAAGGGATGTGTCCATACAAACAGATCGGTGATATCCAATGCAATAGGAGCTTCCATATGGAGGAGGCTTACTTCGTCGGCAATTGAGCTGGGAGCAGCACCATTTTTCCACGTTACAGGGCTCTCATTTTCGATGCTGTCTCCAGTGTACTCCGGCGCAACAATTGCAATATTAACAAGATGGAATAGCGAGGCGGCAATAGAAGCAATTGAAAAATACAGGGTAACCCATTTTGTATCTGTAGCCCCGATGATAGTTGACCTGCTGAACCAGAAGAACCTTGAAAATAGAGATTTCTCCTCCATGCGTTTTATCGGTGGCGGGGGTGCAGCAATGCCAGAAATCCTTGCAGAGAAGATGGAAGATTTATTTCATATTCCTTTTGTAGAAGGCTATGGAATGACAGAAACCATGGGACAAACACACATAAATCCGCCGGAACACAGGAAATTGCAGTGCATTGGAATACCGCAATTTGGCTATGATGCAAAAATAATTTCCACAGAAACCGGAACCCCTGTAGAGGAAGGCACAGGCGAGATAGTGGTCAGGGGGCCAAGCCTGTTCACCGGATATTTAAATAAGCCACTTGATACCATGCAGGCTTTTGTAGATATCGATGGGCAAAAATACCTGAGAACCGGAGATATTGGATATATGGACAATGAAGGCTCATTTTTTGTTGTTGACAGGCTAAAAAGAATGATAAACCGTGCGGGCTTCAAAGTGTGGCCAGCCCAGGTGGATAGCTTAATGCTAAAACATCCGGATATACTGGAAGCCTGTGTGGTCGGCACGCCTGATCCAAGAAATGGAGAAGAGGTCAAGGCTTATGTTGTTCTTAGGGAGCCAGGAAGAAACAAGAAAATCTCTGAAATGGAAATAGTTGAATGGGCTAAAAAGGAAATAGGTGGTTATAAATATCCAAGAATAGTTGAATTCATAGAATCGTTGCCGAAAACTGCAACGGGTAAAGTTGACTGGAGAAAACTCCAGGAGAGGGAAAAATAA
- a CDS encoding MFS transporter: MDKVEDKKRTYILVSVLIGMLMSAIDTTIVILALPTLTVDLHAPFINTIWVILVYLLVLATLTTQMGKLGDIFGRGRIFNVGFIIFIIGSAMSGASPTIDFLIFSRIIQGFGAVLLQANSNAIIADYFPARERGRAFGITSMGWSIGGVLGIVLGGIITTFIGWRYIFYINVPIGLIGFYIASKYIKDNKKSSTKIDYTGTALIVAMLGLISYGAIEVASVGANYFNLALVIIGLIIIIPFAILEKRSKSPVIDTRVFQNRKLSMSLAAATLQAIGFLSVIFILIMYLQGVRGLTPFYASLVLVPGYLLSSFLSPKMGKLSDRIAPGMLAGTGILLMAAGIVVYLFLGVSTPIYVVIAGSIITGFGGSMFWPSNTSSVMSNSPKQLYGSSSGLLRTLTNIGTLMSYVIAITVAASTVPRYVTFEVFLGVDKLQGGLSSKFIVGLHYALLVSMIVLVMGALMSYMTVARKKKAASVETNSGDK, encoded by the coding sequence ATGGATAAAGTAGAGGATAAAAAACGTACGTATATTCTTGTCAGTGTTTTAATAGGAATGTTGATGTCGGCAATAGATACAACAATAGTTATACTGGCATTGCCCACACTTACAGTTGACCTCCATGCCCCTTTTATTAATACCATATGGGTTATACTGGTGTATCTTCTTGTTCTGGCTACATTGACAACACAGATGGGCAAGCTAGGCGATATATTTGGAAGAGGCAGGATATTTAATGTAGGGTTTATCATTTTTATAATAGGTTCAGCAATGTCAGGAGCCTCCCCTACTATTGACTTCCTCATTTTTTCACGTATAATACAGGGATTCGGCGCAGTACTGCTTCAGGCTAACAGCAACGCCATAATTGCAGATTATTTTCCAGCCCGTGAAAGGGGTAGGGCATTTGGCATTACCAGCATGGGATGGAGCATCGGCGGGGTCCTTGGAATTGTCCTTGGTGGAATTATAACCACTTTCATAGGATGGAGATATATATTTTATATAAATGTGCCAATAGGCCTCATAGGGTTTTACATAGCATCAAAGTACATAAAAGATAATAAAAAATCCAGTACAAAGATTGATTATACAGGAACGGCTTTAATTGTGGCCATGCTGGGGCTCATATCATATGGTGCCATTGAGGTGGCTTCAGTTGGCGCAAATTATTTTAATCTTGCACTGGTAATAATAGGGCTTATAATAATAATTCCCTTTGCCATTCTTGAAAAACGCTCAAAGAGCCCTGTTATAGATACACGGGTTTTCCAGAACAGAAAATTATCCATGTCCCTTGCTGCTGCTACACTCCAGGCAATAGGCTTTTTATCAGTAATTTTTATTCTTATAATGTATTTGCAGGGCGTAAGGGGATTGACACCATTTTACGCTTCCCTGGTTCTGGTTCCAGGCTATCTTCTATCCAGTTTTCTGTCACCTAAGATGGGCAAGCTTTCAGACAGGATTGCACCAGGGATGCTTGCCGGAACAGGCATATTATTAATGGCCGCAGGAATAGTTGTTTACCTGTTCCTTGGCGTATCGACACCGATATATGTGGTAATAGCAGGGTCTATAATAACCGGGTTTGGCGGGTCCATGTTCTGGCCATCAAACACAAGCTCTGTCATGTCCAATTCGCCGAAACAGCTTTATGGATCCTCTTCCGGGTTGTTGAGGACGCTTACAAATATAGGCACATTGATGAGCTATGTCATTGCCATTACAGTAGCTGCATCCACAGTTCCACGGTATGTTACATTCGAAGTCTTCCTCGGCGTTGACAAACTTCAGGGCGGGTTATCCAGCAAGTTCATAGTAGGGTTGCATTACGCCCTTCTTGTTTCCATGATTGTTCTGGTTATGGGGGCCCTCATGTCATATATGACCGTGGCAAGAAAGAAGAAGGCAGCTTCAGTTGAAACCAACTCAGGAGATAAATAA
- a CDS encoding DUF309 domain-containing protein, whose amino-acid sequence MKALIISSEGIGNMQEYWNPGRYINIYNMRMDRLKRDSLFMKLKENDPFVYDLRVENGMVELSYFLNINKYTTNAMGKYFFTSDINYLQEIRSFDFAVYLMEGERYWEAHEVLENNWKNSSGIEKLTYQYIILLCAAGVHMQRGHDSVCRNIILRANKMKILNTMGKLDISGMRNEKSKNPYAELSDLVFHYSLQNP is encoded by the coding sequence ATGAAAGCCTTGATAATTTCTTCTGAGGGGATAGGTAATATGCAGGAATACTGGAATCCGGGAAGATATATTAACATATATAATATGCGCATGGACAGGCTTAAGAGAGACTCCTTATTCATGAAATTAAAAGAAAATGATCCATTCGTGTATGATTTAAGGGTAGAGAATGGCATGGTAGAACTTTCTTATTTCCTGAATATCAATAAATATACAACAAATGCCATGGGAAAATATTTTTTTACCTCTGATATAAATTATCTTCAGGAAATAAGGTCATTCGATTTTGCAGTATACCTTATGGAAGGTGAGCGCTACTGGGAGGCACATGAGGTACTGGAAAATAACTGGAAGAACAGCTCCGGAATAGAAAAACTGACCTATCAATACATTATTCTACTGTGTGCAGCAGGAGTGCACATGCAAAGGGGGCATGATTCAGTATGCAGGAATATAATTCTAAGGGCAAATAAAATGAAAATCCTGAATACAATGGGCAAGCTTGATATTTCAGGCATGCGGAATGAAAAGTCGAAAAATCCATACGCAGAATTAAGCGATCTAGTTTTTCATTACAGTTTACAAAACCCTTAA
- a CDS encoding Y-family DNA polymerase, with product MPFIIFIDFDYFYAQVEEIMDPSIKDKPVVVCVYSGRTENSGAVATSNYIARSIGIKSGMPLPQAMNIGKDKAVFIPIRKDFYKEFSDRVMNTISTYSDKMEIASIDEAYLDVTGECTTFQDAVKLGEEIKEEIFKEYGMKVSAGISINKAIAKILGDMAKPDGLKYIDESMVEEFLNTLEVKKIPGIGSILSKKLNDAGIKYLKDILGANRQAMIEILGNARYNYLVEIAENRYNSPVEERIRKNYGRYITLPENTRDTNIIMPLLRKAVDSAFSKAPGLPGEISAIGIMEDLNIVSRSYTGGRISLESAYGIATGLMGKILEADSRKLRRIGVRIGKMSSNESLDNFF from the coding sequence ATGCCCTTCATCATATTCATTGATTTTGATTATTTTTATGCACAGGTGGAGGAAATAATGGATCCGTCTATAAAGGATAAGCCTGTGGTAGTATGCGTTTATTCCGGCAGAACAGAAAATAGCGGAGCTGTCGCCACATCCAATTATATTGCAAGGTCCATTGGAATTAAATCTGGCATGCCTTTGCCACAGGCAATGAATATAGGAAAGGATAAAGCTGTATTCATACCTATCAGGAAGGATTTTTATAAGGAATTTTCAGACAGGGTTATGAATACAATATCAACCTATTCAGACAAAATGGAAATAGCCAGTATTGACGAAGCTTACCTGGATGTAACCGGTGAGTGCACTACGTTCCAGGATGCAGTTAAACTTGGAGAAGAAATAAAGGAAGAGATATTCAAAGAATACGGTATGAAAGTTTCCGCAGGTATATCAATTAATAAGGCCATAGCAAAGATTCTCGGTGACATGGCGAAACCTGATGGGTTAAAATATATCGACGAATCAATGGTTGAGGAATTTCTCAATACCCTGGAGGTAAAAAAAATACCCGGCATCGGATCGATCCTGTCAAAAAAATTAAACGATGCTGGCATAAAATATTTGAAAGATATACTTGGTGCAAACCGCCAGGCAATGATAGAAATACTTGGCAATGCCAGATATAATTATCTGGTTGAAATCGCTGAGAACCGTTATAATAGCCCTGTTGAAGAAAGAATAAGAAAAAATTACGGGCGTTATATAACACTCCCGGAAAACACAAGGGACACAAATATAATAATGCCACTGCTCCGGAAAGCCGTTGATTCCGCATTCAGCAAAGCGCCAGGGCTTCCGGGCGAGATATCTGCTATCGGGATAATGGAAGACCTTAATATTGTTTCCCGCTCTTATACAGGCGGAAGGATAAGCCTGGAGAGCGCATACGGTATTGCCACCGGCTTAATGGGAAAAATACTGGAAGCAGACAGCAGAAAATTAAGGCGTATAGGCGTAAGGATTGGAAAAATGAGCTCAAATGAAAGCCTTGATAATTTCTTCTGA
- the coaBC gene encoding bifunctional phosphopantothenoylcysteine decarboxylase/phosphopantothenate--cysteine ligase CoaBC, producing MNYIESHFENMLSGKKIIIASSASISIYRIPDLIRDLKREGASVVSAMSQQAVSMIGQTIMEWATGNPVVTQITGNIEHISMFDENTILLVAPASYNTIGKMANGISDSIPSLFFSYALGHGNKIVVVPAMHRDMFENPVNKENIEKLKKLGVLVVDPEFDETKAKIADNDRIIDYVCRSIYGNALNGKNVLIISGRSELAIDPVRVITNRSSGYTGYWLARNAFRLGASIITYVGNSEYNIPGYATYMEKYNLRDIIVEINTYISVNKYDYIIMPMALMDFDMKESKTKLDSGADQNLVLTPRPKVRDRIRQMALGAVLVLFNLESEKSYNSKKFEKSDPDMVVLNSFDKKPFGDTKNDYTIISKGRKEEIENADKATISLEIYNRIKDMTRDSGEPGMNSLVL from the coding sequence ATGAATTACATAGAATCACATTTTGAGAATATGCTATCCGGCAAAAAAATCATAATAGCAAGTTCTGCAAGCATTTCCATATACCGTATTCCTGACCTTATAAGAGACCTCAAGCGTGAAGGTGCTTCTGTTGTATCTGCAATGAGCCAGCAGGCTGTTTCCATGATAGGGCAAACAATAATGGAATGGGCTACCGGAAATCCTGTGGTTACTCAAATAACAGGAAATATAGAACATATATCAATGTTTGATGAAAATACAATACTCCTTGTGGCACCTGCATCATATAATACCATAGGAAAAATGGCCAATGGGATATCCGATAGCATCCCTTCCCTATTTTTTTCCTATGCACTGGGCCATGGAAATAAAATAGTTGTTGTGCCTGCAATGCACAGGGATATGTTTGAAAATCCTGTCAATAAGGAAAATATTGAGAAATTAAAAAAACTCGGAGTTCTGGTTGTTGATCCGGAATTCGATGAAACAAAGGCAAAGATAGCAGACAATGACCGGATAATTGATTACGTTTGCAGGTCTATTTATGGCAATGCCCTGAATGGCAAGAATGTTCTGATAATTTCAGGCAGGAGCGAGCTGGCAATTGATCCTGTAAGGGTAATCACAAACAGGTCATCGGGATATACAGGCTACTGGCTGGCCCGAAATGCTTTCAGGCTCGGTGCCTCAATAATTACCTATGTAGGAAATTCCGAATATAACATTCCCGGCTATGCAACATATATGGAAAAATACAATCTCCGTGATATAATTGTAGAAATAAACACATATATCAGCGTGAATAAATATGATTACATAATTATGCCCATGGCATTAATGGATTTTGACATGAAGGAAAGCAAAACAAAACTTGATAGCGGGGCAGATCAGAACCTGGTTTTAACACCACGCCCTAAAGTCAGGGACAGGATAAGGCAAATGGCTCTGGGTGCAGTGCTTGTTCTGTTTAATCTTGAAAGCGAAAAATCCTATAATAGCAAGAAATTTGAGAAATCAGATCCAGATATGGTGGTGCTTAACAGCTTTGATAAAAAGCCATTCGGGGATACTAAAAACGATTACACAATTATTTCAAAGGGCAGGAAAGAAGAAATAGAGAACGCAGACAAGGCTACAATCTCCCTGGAGATATACAACAGGATAAAGGATATGACACGCGATTCTGGAGAACCCGGGATGAATTCACTTGTACTTTGA
- a CDS encoding TrmB family transcriptional regulator: MEANPEHIMKTANMLKILGLSSYEAQAFASLVYHGVANADTIADTAGIPRTSAYKVMESLVSRGFARETEGRPRMFKPEDMGKIRENFINSVNKLFDDLRELQDVLPSKGDPQLVFTIYGRSKVMNKMAEMFDLTEREILIATPRIREIRSELKKNIDNALKRGVKVVFITPPNKRVPHNTEVHRKEGLIATDVASDDSRAMLAGADLDACGYTDNPILSLHVLQFINMMMNDEVKM, from the coding sequence ATGGAAGCTAATCCAGAACATATTATGAAAACTGCAAATATGCTTAAAATCCTTGGGCTGTCGTCCTATGAAGCACAGGCCTTTGCCTCATTAGTATATCATGGTGTGGCAAACGCTGATACTATTGCGGATACGGCCGGGATTCCCAGAACTTCTGCATATAAAGTAATGGAATCGCTTGTTTCACGGGGGTTTGCCAGGGAAACAGAGGGGCGCCCCAGAATGTTTAAACCTGAAGATATGGGGAAAATCAGGGAAAACTTCATAAACAGCGTCAACAAACTGTTTGATGATTTGAGGGAACTGCAGGACGTGCTTCCATCCAAGGGAGACCCGCAACTTGTTTTCACAATTTATGGAAGGTCAAAGGTAATGAATAAAATGGCCGAGATGTTCGATTTGACAGAGCGTGAAATTCTTATTGCAACACCGAGAATAAGGGAAATAAGGAGTGAGTTAAAGAAAAATATCGATAATGCCCTTAAAAGGGGTGTAAAAGTGGTTTTTATTACACCGCCGAATAAGAGGGTTCCGCACAACACAGAGGTGCATAGAAAAGAAGGGCTCATAGCAACAGATGTTGCAAGCGACGATTCACGTGCAATGCTGGCAGGAGCGGATCTGGATGCCTGCGGTTACACCGATAACCCTATACTCTCCCTGCACGTACTGCAATTTATTAACATGATGATGAATGATGAAGTCAAAATGTGA